From one uncultured Bacteroides sp. genomic stretch:
- a CDS encoding DUF3332 domain-containing protein has product MKKKKLSVCAFILSGSLLFSSCIGSFTLWHKVLDWNQTIGNKFVNELVFIACNIVPIYPIAGLIDVVVLNSIEFWTGSNPATANVGKVKKVKGENGDYTIKTLADGYTISKDGKAMNLIYNKKANTWNVVYDGNSTKLLKMNNDGTAELFLPNGKEMNVTLDAQGVTAARQVAMSSDVFFADR; this is encoded by the coding sequence ATGAAAAAGAAGAAATTATCTGTATGTGCTTTTATTCTGAGTGGTTCATTACTCTTCAGTTCGTGTATCGGATCTTTCACCTTGTGGCATAAAGTACTCGATTGGAATCAAACTATTGGCAATAAGTTCGTTAACGAACTTGTTTTTATTGCTTGTAACATCGTTCCCATCTATCCCATAGCAGGTTTAATTGATGTGGTTGTACTTAATTCAATTGAATTCTGGACTGGTTCCAATCCGGCAACTGCAAATGTAGGCAAGGTGAAGAAAGTAAAAGGAGAGAATGGCGACTATACGATTAAAACGCTTGCAGACGGCTATACAATAAGCAAAGATGGCAAAGCAATGAACCTTATTTATAATAAGAAAGCGAATACATGGAACGTTGTTTATGATGGAAATAGTACAAAACTATTGAAGATGAATAATGACGGCACGGCTGAACTATTTTTGCCTAATGGCAAAGAAATGAATGTAACACTTGATGCGCAGGGAGTTACAGCTGCCCGTCAGGTTGCCATGAGTAGTGATGTATTTTTTGCTGATCGCTAA
- a CDS encoding carbon-nitrogen hydrolase, translating into MKKIKVGLIQQSNVSDIRTNLMNLAKSIKECATGGAKLIVLQELHNSLYFCQTEDTSLFDLAETIPGPSTGFYSELAAANKVVLVTSLFEKRAPGLYHNTAVVFDSDGSIAGKYRKMHIPDDPAYYEKFYFTPGDIGFEPIQTSLGKLGVLVCWDQWYPEAARLMALKGAEILIYPTAIGWESTDNQEEKNRQLDAWIISQRAHAVTNGLPVISVNRVGHEPDPSKQTNGILFWGNSFVAGPQGEFLAQASGDKPENILVEIDMERSENVRRWWPFLRDRRVDEYDGLSQRFID; encoded by the coding sequence ATGAAAAAGATAAAAGTGGGATTAATCCAGCAATCTAATGTATCCGACATCCGCACCAATTTAATGAATCTGGCAAAGAGCATTAAGGAGTGTGCTACCGGAGGAGCAAAGTTGATTGTATTGCAAGAATTACACAATTCTTTGTACTTCTGCCAAACAGAAGATACAAGCTTATTCGATTTAGCAGAGACTATTCCCGGTCCCTCTACCGGATTTTATTCTGAACTTGCGGCCGCCAATAAGGTAGTATTGGTTACTTCATTATTCGAGAAACGAGCTCCGGGTTTGTATCATAACACAGCCGTTGTGTTCGATAGTGACGGAAGCATTGCCGGAAAATACCGTAAGATGCACATTCCCGATGATCCGGCCTATTATGAAAAGTTCTATTTTACGCCCGGTGATATTGGCTTTGAACCTATTCAAACTTCACTTGGCAAACTAGGTGTTCTGGTATGTTGGGATCAGTGGTATCCTGAAGCTGCTCGCCTAATGGCGCTGAAAGGTGCCGAAATACTGATTTATCCCACCGCTATCGGATGGGAAAGCACCGACAACCAGGAAGAAAAGAACCGCCAACTCGATGCCTGGATTATTTCACAAAGAGCTCATGCCGTAACCAACGGACTACCCGTTATCTCGGTTAATCGTGTAGGACATGAGCCGGATCCTTCGAAGCAAACCAATGGCATTCTATTTTGGGGAAACAGTTTTGTAGCAGGCCCTCAGGGAGAATTCCTGGCACAAGCGTCCGGAGATAAACCGGAAAACATATTAGTGGAAATTGATATGGAGCGTTCTGAAAATGTTCGCCGTTGGTGGCCTTTTTTGCGAGACAGGCGTGTCGATGAATACGACGGGCTATCCCAACGTTTCATAGACTAG
- a CDS encoding TraR/DksA C4-type zinc finger protein, with product MAEKTRYSDAELEEFRAIIMEKLALAQRDYDQFKLSIMNQDGNDTDDTSPTYKVLEEGANTLSKEETTRLAQRQLKFIQGLQAALMRIENKTYGICRETGKLIPAERLRAVPHATLSIEAKNEGKK from the coding sequence ATGGCAGAGAAAACGAGATATTCAGATGCGGAATTAGAAGAGTTTCGTGCAATTATCATGGAGAAACTGGCGTTGGCTCAACGCGACTACGATCAGTTTAAGCTGAGTATTATGAATCAGGACGGTAATGATACAGATGATACATCGCCTACTTATAAAGTTTTGGAAGAAGGAGCTAATACTCTGTCTAAAGAAGAAACAACCAGATTGGCGCAGCGCCAGTTAAAGTTTATACAAGGATTGCAAGCCGCATTGATGCGTATTGAAAACAAGACGTACGGTATTTGCAGGGAGACTGGAAAACTTATCCCTGCAGAGCGTTTGCGTGCTGTTCCTCATGCAACGCTCAGTATTGAAGCAAAAAATGAAGGAAAGAAATAA
- a CDS encoding DUF4296 domain-containing protein — protein MKNVCYIFILLIVLSGCKIRRPDGVISESGMEDLLYDYHIAKAMGDNLSGNDNYKKELYVDAIFQKHRITKAAFDSSMVWYTRNTDVLAEVYEKVNARLKVQQTDINHLVAIRDRKPPVSAVGDSVDVWFLEHVMYLTGTPLNNKITFVIPADVNFEDKDMLIWQGNFYFMKDKVQTSDIKAIMAMQVVYKNDSIISATKKITQSGMQHISLQSDTLGAIREVRGFIYFEGEKQSDILVNNLTLNRYHKSIKEGKAGGLAQKADSAKKIKPAIPIKADTITMKESIRIPRRQNPEELNHRRNVPSHPMASPHK, from the coding sequence ATGAAAAACGTATGCTACATATTTATATTGCTCATTGTATTAAGTGGGTGTAAAATTAGAAGACCCGATGGTGTTATCTCAGAATCCGGAATGGAAGATCTGTTATATGATTATCATATAGCTAAAGCAATGGGAGATAACTTATCGGGAAACGATAATTACAAGAAAGAATTGTATGTAGATGCTATTTTTCAAAAGCACAGAATAACAAAAGCAGCTTTTGATTCATCGATGGTATGGTACACTCGTAATACCGATGTGTTGGCCGAAGTTTATGAAAAAGTAAATGCGCGATTAAAGGTTCAACAAACAGATATTAATCATCTTGTTGCCATACGGGATAGGAAACCTCCTGTTTCTGCTGTAGGAGATAGCGTTGACGTATGGTTCTTAGAGCATGTGATGTACCTGACAGGAACTCCGTTAAATAATAAAATAACGTTTGTTATCCCCGCTGATGTAAATTTTGAAGATAAGGATATGCTAATTTGGCAGGGTAATTTCTATTTCATGAAAGATAAGGTGCAAACTTCTGATATTAAGGCTATTATGGCGATGCAGGTAGTGTATAAAAATGATAGCATTATTAGTGCTACCAAGAAAATAACTCAATCGGGGATGCAGCATATTTCTTTGCAATCGGATACTTTGGGAGCTATTCGGGAGGTGAGAGGCTTTATTTATTTTGAAGGAGAGAAGCAAAGCGACATATTAGTGAATAATTTGACCTTAAATCGCTATCATAAGAGTATTAAAGAGGGTAAGGCAGGTGGTCTTGCGCAAAAAGCAGATTCGGCAAAGAAGATTAAACCGGCTATACCTATAAAAGCAGATACTATTACCATGAAAGAGTCTATTCGGATTCCACGAAGACAGAACCCGGAGGAATTAAATCATCGGCGTAATGTACCGTCTCATCCAATGGCTTCGCCTCACAAATAG
- a CDS encoding lipoprotein signal peptidase: MKNRLSKGQISLLIIFSVLVIDQTIKVLVKTNMYFHESIHITDWFYIYFTENNGMAFGMEIFGKLFLTSFRIIAVALIGWYLVKIIKNGAKTGYIACVSLILTGALGNIIDSVFYGLLFNTSTHSSIASFLPHGGGYSTLLYGKVVDMFYFPIIDTIWPNWIPVVGGEHFIFFSPIFNFADASISCGIIALLLFYSKYLNEAYHSNKKN; encoded by the coding sequence ATGAAAAATAGACTATCTAAAGGGCAAATATCTTTGCTTATTATTTTTTCTGTACTTGTTATTGACCAAACGATAAAAGTACTTGTGAAAACAAATATGTATTTTCATGAGAGCATTCATATCACTGATTGGTTCTATATTTATTTTACCGAGAATAACGGAATGGCCTTTGGAATGGAAATTTTCGGGAAATTATTTCTCACAAGCTTTCGCATTATTGCTGTAGCACTCATTGGTTGGTATTTAGTAAAAATCATAAAAAATGGTGCAAAAACAGGATACATCGCTTGTGTGTCGCTGATCCTAACCGGAGCATTAGGCAATATTATTGATAGTGTGTTCTACGGTTTACTTTTCAATACAAGCACTCATTCTTCCATAGCCAGTTTCTTGCCCCATGGCGGAGGATATTCTACTTTGTTATATGGTAAAGTAGTTGATATGTTTTATTTTCCGATTATAGATACTATCTGGCCAAACTGGATCCCTGTGGTAGGCGGAGAGCATTTTATTTTTTTTAGTCCTATTTTTAATTTTGCCGATGCTTCCATCAGTTGTGGCATTATTGCACTACTCTTATTTTATAGCAAGTATCTAAATGAGGCTTATCATTCTAATAAAAAAAATTAG
- a CDS encoding agmatine deiminase family protein, translating to MGILVGLPSSGGSGTDLQLNFGLNISEQIEMRESYFPAEWHPQSGIQLAWPHAETDWAHMLNEVQRCFINIAIEIAKREKLLIIAPEPEEVEKQISSVVNMDNVSFFQCETNDTWARDHGAITLIDGNSPALLDFKFNGWGLKFASDQDNLITRRAVRAGLLKGRYENRLNFVLEGGSIESDGMGTLLTTSECLLSPNRNGQFNRVEVEEYLKSVLHLQQVLWLDYGYLAGDDTDSHIDTLARFCSPRTIAYVKCTDTNDIHYEALKKMEDQLKTFRTLSKEPYQLLALPMADKIEIDGERLPASYANFLIMNGAVLYPTYGQQDNDLKAKDVLQQAFPKHEIVGINCCALIKQYGSLHCVAMQYPMGVL from the coding sequence ATGGGAATATTAGTTGGCCTCCCCAGTTCAGGAGGTTCCGGAACAGACCTTCAATTAAACTTCGGTTTAAATATTAGCGAACAAATAGAAATGCGCGAGTCTTATTTTCCCGCAGAGTGGCATCCGCAAAGCGGCATACAACTTGCCTGGCCGCATGCCGAAACTGACTGGGCACATATGCTGAACGAGGTACAAAGATGTTTTATCAATATTGCTATCGAAATAGCTAAACGAGAAAAACTACTGATTATAGCTCCCGAACCCGAAGAAGTTGAAAAGCAGATTTCATCTGTCGTAAACATGGATAATGTGTCTTTTTTTCAATGCGAAACAAACGATACCTGGGCAAGAGATCATGGAGCAATTACACTAATAGATGGTAACTCTCCTGCCCTGCTCGATTTCAAATTCAATGGCTGGGGATTAAAGTTTGCATCCGATCAGGACAATCTAATTACCCGCAGGGCCGTAAGGGCAGGTTTGTTGAAGGGCCGTTATGAGAATCGGCTGAACTTTGTTCTTGAAGGCGGTTCCATTGAAAGCGACGGAATGGGCACTTTACTCACAACTTCCGAATGTTTGCTTTCACCCAACCGCAACGGACAGTTTAACCGCGTTGAAGTGGAAGAATATTTAAAATCAGTACTTCACCTTCAGCAAGTACTCTGGCTCGATTACGGCTATCTGGCCGGAGACGATACAGACAGCCATATCGATACGCTGGCACGTTTTTGCTCTCCCCGCACCATTGCTTATGTAAAGTGTACAGACACAAATGACATTCACTACGAAGCGTTAAAAAAGATGGAAGATCAACTAAAGACTTTCCGCACATTGAGTAAAGAGCCTTATCAGTTGCTGGCACTTCCCATGGCCGATAAAATAGAAATTGACGGAGAGCGCTTACCGGCTTCTTACGCTAATTTTCTCATTATGAATGGAGCGGTTCTGTATCCAACTTACGGGCAACAGGACAATGATTTGAAAGCCAAAGACGTTTTGCAACAAGCTTTTCCAAAGCACGAAATTGTAGGCATAAATTGTTGTGCTTTGATTAAGCAATACGGCTCTTTGCACTGTGTAGCCATGCAATATCCCATGGGTGTACTCTAA
- a CDS encoding DUF2148 domain-containing protein, translated as MILNERDSRHEQVLNVAKQMMTAARTAPKAKGIDIIETAIITDDEIKTLSNTMIAMVEEHGMKFFLRDAENILNAECIVLIGTHMKTHGMNCRHCGYATCESKPEDVPCVLNSIDVGIAIGSACATAADLRVDTRVMFSAGLAAQRLNWLNGCQMVMAIPVSASSKNPFFDRKPKNV; from the coding sequence ATGATACTAAATGAACGAGATAGTCGCCATGAACAGGTGCTAAACGTGGCCAAACAAATGATGACTGCTGCCCGTACCGCCCCTAAAGCTAAGGGAATAGATATTATTGAAACGGCCATTATTACAGACGATGAAATTAAAACATTATCTAACACCATGATTGCCATGGTGGAAGAACACGGGATGAAGTTTTTTCTCCGTGATGCCGAGAATATACTGAATGCAGAATGCATCGTTTTAATAGGTACACACATGAAAACTCACGGAATGAATTGTAGACATTGTGGTTATGCCACTTGCGAAAGCAAGCCGGAAGATGTACCATGCGTATTAAATAGCATCGACGTAGGTATAGCCATTGGTTCCGCATGTGCCACTGCTGCCGATTTACGGGTTGATACACGTGTTATGTTCTCTGCCGGTTTAGCAGCTCAACGGCTCAATTGGCTAAATGGTTGCCAAATGGTTATGGCTATTCCCGTTAGTGCATCGTCTAAAAATCCGTTTTTCGATCGTAAGCCTAAAAATGTTTAA
- a CDS encoding RNA methyltransferase: MMSLSKNKLKYIHSLEQKKIRKEEKVFLAEGPKLVDDLFGHFSCQYLAATAQWFEEHPTAQADEVAEVSTEELMRASLLKSPQQVLAVFQQPEYNIDATIIQKSLSLALDDIQDPGNLGTIIRLADWFGIEHIFCSPDTVDVYNPKTIQATMGAIARVKVHYTSLPDLIGSLQNIPVYGTFLDGNNLYEEPLSEAGIIIMGNEGNGIGAAVEKLVNHRLYIPNYPQQRKTSESLNVAIATAVVCAEFRRQITTR, translated from the coding sequence ATTATGTCGCTAAGTAAAAATAAGCTAAAATATATTCATTCGCTGGAACAGAAGAAGATACGTAAAGAAGAAAAAGTATTTTTAGCTGAAGGACCCAAATTAGTAGACGATCTGTTTGGGCATTTTTCTTGTCAATATCTTGCAGCCACCGCCCAATGGTTTGAAGAGCATCCTACTGCTCAGGCCGATGAAGTGGCTGAAGTTTCTACCGAGGAGCTAATGCGGGCCAGTTTACTAAAATCACCTCAGCAAGTCCTTGCCGTGTTTCAACAACCGGAATACAATATAGACGCAACAATAATACAGAAGTCTCTTTCATTAGCTTTGGATGATATCCAAGACCCCGGTAATCTGGGCACAATTATCCGCCTGGCCGATTGGTTTGGCATTGAACATATATTCTGTTCGCCCGATACGGTAGATGTATATAATCCCAAAACCATACAAGCCACAATGGGAGCCATTGCTCGCGTAAAGGTGCACTACACTTCCCTGCCCGACTTGATAGGTTCGCTTCAAAACATTCCGGTGTATGGAACTTTTCTTGATGGGAATAACCTATACGAAGAACCACTCTCTGAGGCGGGAATCATTATTATGGGAAATGAAGGAAATGGTATTGGAGCAGCGGTTGAAAAACTAGTAAACCATCGTTTGTACATTCCAAACTACCCGCAACAGCGTAAAACATCGGAATCACTCAACGTGGCAATAGCCACTGCCGTAGTATGTGCCGAGTTTCGCCGGCAAATCACGACCCGATAA
- a CDS encoding DoxX family protein — protein sequence MIYNFLFPEKLNDSKISLFLLAIRVLFGLLLVNHGLQKWNAFEQMAPVFPDPLGVGSSVSLTLAIFGELICSIAFIFGFLYRLSMIPMIITMSVAFFMIHTNDAFAVKEMAFIYLAVFILMYIVGPGKFAVDELLIKFLKKK from the coding sequence ATGATTTATAATTTTTTATTCCCAGAGAAACTTAACGATTCAAAGATTTCGCTATTTCTTCTCGCCATAAGAGTTTTATTTGGGTTATTACTAGTTAACCATGGCTTGCAAAAGTGGAATGCCTTTGAGCAAATGGCCCCAGTTTTCCCCGATCCCCTTGGAGTAGGGAGTTCTGTATCCTTAACATTAGCCATTTTCGGAGAACTGATATGTTCTATCGCTTTCATCTTTGGCTTTTTATACCGACTATCTATGATTCCTATGATTATAACCATGTCGGTAGCTTTCTTTATGATTCATACCAATGATGCATTTGCTGTTAAAGAAATGGCATTCATCTACTTAGCTGTTTTTATTCTGATGTATATTGTAGGCCCTGGCAAATTTGCAGTCGATGAATTATTAATTAAATTTTTAAAGAAGAAATAA
- the proS gene encoding proline--tRNA ligase yields the protein MAKELKNLTKRSENYSQWYNDLVVKADLAEQSVVRGCMVIKPYGYAIWEKIQRQLDDMFKETGHVNAYFPLLIPKSFFSREAEHVAGFAKECAVVTHHRLKMSDDGTEVVVDPAAKLDEELIIRPTSETIIWNTYRNWINSYRDLPILCNQWANVMRWEMRTRLFLRTSEFLWQEGHTAHATREEAEEEAIRMLNVYSEFAEKYMALPVIKGVKSANERFAGALDTYTIEAMMQDGKALQSGTSHFLGQNFAKAFDVQFVNKENKMEYVWATSWGVSTRLVGALIMAHSDDNGLVLPPHLAPIQVVIVPIYKNDEQLAQINEKVAGIVSRLKGLGISVKYDNADNKRPGFKFADYELKGVPVRLVMGGRDLENNTMEIMRRDTLEKETISCEGIEVYVQRLLEDIQANIYTKALNYRVSRTITVDTYDEFKEKIEEGGFILAHWDGTVETEEKIKEETKATIRCIPFDGDKMPGKCMVTGKPSACRVIFARAY from the coding sequence ATGGCAAAAGAACTGAAAAATTTGACCAAGCGTAGTGAAAACTACTCGCAATGGTATAATGATTTGGTAGTGAAAGCCGACTTGGCTGAACAGTCGGTTGTACGTGGATGCATGGTGATAAAGCCTTATGGATATGCTATTTGGGAAAAAATACAACGTCAACTCGATGACATGTTTAAAGAAACCGGGCATGTAAATGCTTATTTCCCACTACTTATTCCGAAGTCGTTTTTTAGCCGTGAAGCGGAACACGTGGCGGGTTTTGCCAAAGAGTGTGCTGTGGTTACACATCACCGCCTGAAAATGTCGGATGACGGTACTGAAGTTGTGGTAGATCCTGCCGCTAAGCTTGATGAAGAACTTATTATCCGTCCCACATCGGAAACCATAATTTGGAACACCTATAGAAACTGGATTAATTCATACCGTGATTTACCCATTTTGTGTAATCAATGGGCTAATGTGATGCGTTGGGAGATGCGTACACGTTTGTTTCTTCGTACATCCGAATTCCTATGGCAAGAAGGGCATACAGCCCATGCTACCAGAGAAGAAGCAGAAGAAGAAGCAATACGTATGTTAAACGTGTACAGCGAATTTGCCGAAAAGTATATGGCTTTGCCTGTCATTAAAGGAGTAAAATCGGCCAATGAGAGGTTTGCCGGCGCACTCGATACATACACCATTGAGGCAATGATGCAAGACGGCAAAGCTTTGCAAAGCGGCACATCCCACTTTTTGGGTCAAAATTTCGCAAAAGCATTCGATGTTCAGTTTGTTAATAAGGAGAATAAGATGGAGTATGTTTGGGCTACATCATGGGGCGTTTCTACTCGCTTGGTGGGAGCACTTATCATGGCCCATTCAGACGATAACGGGCTGGTATTGCCTCCACATTTAGCACCTATTCAGGTAGTGATCGTACCTATTTATAAGAACGATGAACAACTGGCACAAATAAATGAAAAGGTAGCGGGCATCGTCAGCCGCCTCAAAGGACTTGGCATATCGGTGAAGTATGACAATGCTGATAATAAACGCCCGGGCTTTAAATTTGCTGATTATGAATTAAAAGGAGTTCCGGTGCGCTTGGTTATGGGAGGGCGTGATTTGGAAAATAATACGATGGAGATTATGCGTCGCGATACGCTCGAAAAGGAAACAATCTCTTGCGAAGGCATTGAAGTTTATGTTCAACGTTTGCTCGAAGATATACAAGCTAACATTTATACAAAAGCGCTTAATTATCGGGTGTCGCGTACCATCACGGTAGATACTTACGATGAATTTAAGGAAAAAATAGAAGAAGGCGGCTTTATACTGGCTCACTGGGACGGAACGGTTGAAACAGAAGAGAAGATTAAAGAGGAAACAAAAGCAACTATCCGCTGCATTCCGTTCGACGGAGATAAAATGCCCGGAAAATGCATGGTTACCGGTAAGCCGTCGGCTTGTCGCGTTATATTTGCCAGAGCCTACTAA
- a CDS encoding BamA/TamA family outer membrane protein, with amino-acid sequence MRRSFLYMTLLTMILALASCSATKFVPDGSYLLDEVAIKTDNKKIKASDLNVYIRQKTNAKWFSLIKTQLYLYDLSGRDSTRWYNKFLRKIGDKPVIYSEADAERSQEELGKVMQNLGYMRASVNRITDVKKKKLKLTYQIVSGKPYIIRHLNYDVSDNKIATFMQKDSANSLLSEGMLLNINLLDAERQRITNNLGEKGYYKFNKDFITYTADTVRNTYLVDLTLHLLPYRTHSDDAPKEHQQYKINKVSFITDYDVLQSSALSSIEINDSLHYKGYPIYYKDKLYLRPKVMTDNLRIFPGDLYNEREVQRTYTYFGRLSALKYTNIRFFETQVADSSSLNCYVMLTKSRQQSVSFEVEGTNSAGDLGAAASVSFQHRNLFHGSETFMVKFRGAYEAISGLQGYNSDNYTEFGVETSINFPSFLFPFLSSNFKDQIRATTEFGLQYNSQLRPEFSRKVASASWSYKWSNDRRVQHRFDLLDVSFLYMPWISDTFKQKYIDNDQSYILEYNYKDRLIVRMGYTYNYNSAGGALTNNTIAKNSYSIRAGIESAGNLLYGISHLFSLSKNNDGEYAILNIPYAQYLKGDFDYAKSIVIDERNSLAFHIGGGIAFPYGNAKIVPFEKQYFSGGANSVRGWSVRELGPGSFPGDGNFLNQSGDIKFDASIEYRSKLFWILQGASFIDAGNIWTIRNYANQPGGQFRFDKFYKQIAFAYGVGLRFDLDYLVFRIDGGMKALNPVYSSGRDRYPILHPDFGRDFTFHLAVGYPF; translated from the coding sequence ATGAGAAGAAGCTTTCTTTACATGACACTTCTTACAATGATTTTGGCATTGGCTTCGTGCAGTGCCACTAAGTTTGTGCCCGATGGTTCATACCTTTTGGATGAAGTTGCCATTAAAACGGATAATAAAAAGATCAAGGCTTCTGATCTTAACGTTTATATACGGCAAAAAACAAATGCCAAATGGTTTAGCTTGATCAAAACACAGCTCTATCTTTACGACCTTTCCGGCAGAGACTCTACACGCTGGTATAATAAATTTCTTCGAAAAATAGGAGATAAGCCCGTTATCTATAGCGAAGCTGATGCTGAACGCTCTCAGGAAGAACTGGGAAAAGTGATGCAAAACTTAGGATATATGAGAGCTAGCGTTAATCGGATCACTGATGTCAAAAAAAAGAAACTAAAGCTGACTTATCAGATTGTATCCGGTAAACCTTATATTATCAGACATTTGAACTATGACGTCAGCGATAATAAAATAGCAACCTTTATGCAGAAAGACTCGGCAAATTCTTTGCTTAGTGAAGGTATGCTTTTAAATATAAATCTGTTAGATGCCGAAAGACAGCGCATCACAAATAATCTGGGGGAGAAAGGTTATTATAAATTTAATAAAGATTTTATAACATATACGGCCGATACGGTGAGAAATACCTATTTGGTAGATCTCACCTTGCATTTGCTCCCTTATAGAACGCATTCTGATGACGCGCCGAAAGAACACCAACAATACAAGATTAATAAAGTCAGCTTCATTACCGATTATGATGTGCTCCAATCTTCGGCATTAAGCAGCATTGAAATAAATGATTCTTTACATTATAAAGGATATCCCATTTATTATAAAGATAAGTTATATCTACGGCCTAAGGTGATGACGGATAATCTTCGAATATTTCCGGGAGATTTATACAATGAACGTGAGGTGCAGCGTACCTATACGTACTTCGGAAGACTTTCGGCTTTGAAGTATACGAATATCAGGTTCTTTGAAACTCAAGTGGCAGATAGTAGTTCGTTGAATTGTTATGTGATGTTGACCAAGAGCAGGCAACAGTCTGTCTCTTTTGAAGTTGAAGGAACTAATTCGGCGGGCGATCTTGGGGCAGCAGCTTCCGTATCGTTTCAACACCGCAATTTGTTTCATGGTTCGGAAACATTTATGGTGAAGTTCAGAGGAGCTTACGAAGCAATATCGGGACTACAGGGATACAATAGCGATAATTATACGGAATTTGGCGTTGAGACAAGCATTAACTTTCCTAGTTTCCTGTTTCCGTTTCTCTCGTCTAATTTTAAGGATCAAATAAGGGCTACTACTGAATTCGGCTTGCAATATAACTCCCAGCTACGTCCCGAATTCTCTCGTAAAGTAGCATCGGCTTCATGGAGCTATAAATGGTCTAATGACCGACGGGTACAACATCGCTTTGATTTGCTTGATGTTAGTTTCCTTTATATGCCATGGATATCGGATACTTTTAAGCAAAAGTATATAGACAATGATCAGAGTTATATTCTGGAATATAATTATAAAGACAGGTTGATTGTGCGTATGGGGTATACCTATAACTATAACAGCGCCGGCGGTGCACTTACGAATAACACAATTGCCAAAAATTCTTATTCTATACGGGCGGGAATTGAGTCGGCAGGAAATCTTTTATATGGCATTTCGCATCTTTTTAGTTTGTCGAAGAACAACGATGGCGAATATGCTATTCTAAACATACCGTATGCACAATACCTGAAGGGTGATTTTGATTATGCAAAAAGCATTGTTATCGATGAGCGTAACTCGTTAGCTTTTCATATAGGTGGCGGTATAGCATTTCCTTATGGGAATGCAAAGATTGTTCCTTTTGAAAAGCAATATTTTTCGGGTGGTGCCAATAGTGTTCGCGGGTGGTCTGTTCGTGAACTTGGGCCGGGCTCTTTTCCGGGAGATGGTAACTTTTTGAATCAGTCGGGAGACATCAAGTTCGATGCGAGTATTGAGTATCGCAGCAAATTATTCTGGATACTTCAGGGAGCATCTTTTATTGACGCCGGCAATATTTGGACTATACGCAATTATGCGAATCAACCGGGAGGGCAGTTCCGTTTTGATAAGTTCTACAAACAAATAGCTTTCGCTTACGGAGTAGGGCTTCGCTTTGATCTTGACTATCTTGTTTTCCGCATAGACGGCGGTATGAAGGCTCTTAATCCGGTATATAGTAGTGGGAGAGACCGTTATCCGATTTTACATCCCGACTTCGGGCGCGACTTTACATTTCACCTTGCAGTAGGGTATCCTTTCTGA